The Strix aluco isolate bStrAlu1 chromosome 23, bStrAlu1.hap1, whole genome shotgun sequence DNA window TGGAATCAGAGAGCTCTACCACCTTCCGGCTGCTGCTTGGCTTCACCTAGCAGCACACACAGGCCATGAGCTTCTTAAAAACGATTGCATCCACTTTCTGTCCTTATTAATCCTCATCCCACAGGTGCGAGGGAGCGAACAAACCAATACACACGTGTTTCTATACTGCCTCTATCCCTACTACAAAGCCTGCTCTGTCACAAGGACACAGATGCGAGCAGGGCAGCGTGTGCAGCGAAGCCCACTCCCACAACAGCCCCTGTTTATTTCTCACATTCCAAAACTCTTCTCTAGACCTCCCAAAGCTGGTctgcccctgctctgcagcagcaactGGAACCTGTATGAGCGCAGCAACCAGAGAGACCGAATCCCAGGGGCACTTGGGCTGTTGGGATAAGACTAGGAAGACGCTGCTCTTGGCCAGGAGCCTTCCTGCCCCCACTTCTTGCCCACCCAACAGCATCAGGACCGTCACCGCTCTCGGCCCGACCTGTGTCACCTCCCGCTGCACTCGCGCGCCTcactccctcctcccagccccagctcccccctgACGCAGCCCTGCAGTCGGGAGCTCCACAGCAAGGACACAGCAGCACGCCTGCTGCCCGTGCTCCATGCGGCTCCGTGGCAGTCCCAGGGCTGAGTCAACTACGTTACACAACTGTTTGTGACAAGGAATCCGACGCCAGCGtgaagaggaaggggaggcagCGAGGGGATAACGCTAAGCAACTTCAAGTAGGCCGCGCCTCAGTCTCTGACTCCGTCCTCTACCTTCCAGCTAATCCCTGTGTCATTTTCCCTCGTGAAGAtttcagaaaggcaagaaaaatatcCATCCTACACAGCCCCGAAGCAACCTCCACACCGCTGGGAAGAAGCGGCGGATTTGGCCTTCACTTGCTCTCTCCCTCCCCGCTGCCACGCTGACAGTGTCTCGGGGCAAGGAGGAGATCAGGCAGCTCCGCAGCCTCCGGACACGTGCCTCAAAGCAGCCGACCCCAGAGGAATGTCGTCGATTGGGAAGCGCTGAGGTACCTTCAACTCCGCGCCACCAGTGCTCCAGCTTTGccttgccctcccctccccttcccaccctaCGAGTCCTTTGAAGAAAGGAATTAAGTCAAAAACggatatttattttcatgaagtctctgaagtgtttttttcttcctcctcgcTGCCGTCCCCAGTGGCTCCGCAGCAGCCTTCCTCTGCGCGGCCTCTCACTGCCGGCCGTTGTTCTCTGCAGGCTGGCTGGGGGTCTTGGCCTCGGTGTGCGAGGACGTCCCCTCAAACCGCTGTGAGGCGATGGCTGCTTGGTGGGACATGCTCTTCCTCACGatgtctccttttctccaaagcaCCACCTCCTGCAGTAACACAGGCTTGTCAGGGCTTGAGACCTTCTCCTGGCCCCACCCAGACCCAAAGGCTGAACCAAGCTGCCAAGCAGAGGCCTCGCCACGCAGCCCTCCTGGAAATTTGGGTAGAGCGCTCCTCCCCGGGATCTCGGCACACAGAGGCAACCCACTGCACGTCCAGGGCAGCTCTCTGTTGCCGCTGGCTACCACGTTGGAATCGATCAGGTGAAGCACAGAAGCTCCACCACAGAGCAACAGAGAGGACGAGAAGTCCCACCTCCTACGTGCAtcccccccaccacacacacctgGCCTGCGTGGACCGTTCCTTCTAGACCGTCTTTGCACACCGATATGTCACGTCCTCATAGATATTCAGTCAAGATCATGATTCTCCCCCCAAATTCCCAGAAGGTCCTTATAACAATATCCCAAGTGATGGTCTGCAGGTCCAAGAAGAACCAACAACTCTGTTTCTCACCTGCTGTTTAAAGTAGCGTCTCTCTTCCTCATCGATCAGCACCAGGTTGAGGTAATAACGCACTGAGAACTTCTTATTGATGTCCCTCATCGTTGGAGTCAGCTCGTAGCCAGCCAGAAAGAGTCTGATGGGAATGGACTCCCCTAGAAAGTGCACAGCACCATCAGCACAGACAGAACACACAAATACAAACTAGGAGAGCACCAGCAAAACAAAAGCTCACTAGGCTTTGTGACCATTCCCACAAGTGGAGTAAGATGAGCAAAAAGACCTTCAGAAATCAGCACACATGGTCCACAGCCAGATCCTGCCCCTGCTGACAGCTATTCCATCGCCACTTTAACAGCACAGGGCTCATTTGTGACCTGCATCAAGAcagcactgcaggaaaaaaatgagtaagGTGACATTTTCTCTGGCAGGTGACTCTGCTGGGCAATGGAACTGGAAAACAAGTGGCACAGGAGATTGGCACAGAGCTAGAACACCATCTTGCTGCTCCAAGTTGCAGCAATGCCAGCTGGTGGCCCATGCCAATAGTGAATTTACACCTATTCCTGGTTCTGCCACTGCTTCATCAAAAGAATAAAGTCATTGCAACTCATTCTGCCTCATTTCCCCCTCATCCTACCAGCAAAGGAAGGGGATCATATTTAATCACCTATGCAAACTGCCGTGAGTCTGACAGTGAAATAGGATGCATACTACTACTGAGCACACAAATTCAGCTGAAGATGCAGCAGGACTCATATTCCCACCCCAAAAAACTTCAGAAGAGGATTTCTGAAGGGCTCATCTGCCTTCTTACCTCTCACAGGTGCCCCATCCATGATCTCATATTTAGCTATTGTGTCATTCTCATGATATACGTTGGGTCCAGTCCCTGTTGTTTCTCTCTTGATGATATCTATCTCCATGTGTTTGATCTTGATTCGCACCAGCAGGAAGTAAATCTTTCCAACAATCACATCTTTTAAATGATACCTGGCACACGAAGGAAGAAAGCACCACAATCAAACACTGCGCAGCAGACCAGGACTCACACTGAAGAGCAGGAACATGCTCGTCAGGCACTCTGCTCTTCTCCACGGCCTCAGCTTTAAATTTCAGACGGCATTATCACCCACCACCTCCACTAGGCTGCTGTAAACAGCACTTCATCTTTCATCCTCCGGTCTTTCAGAAATCAACAAGAACACGGAGCGCAATcagataaataaaaaacagaatttCGGCTGAATATCTGCAAGAAACCCCTGCAACAGCAAAACCTCCAAACCTGATTTTTTAGGTCAGTTAAAACTAACCCAAATGTTACACTGCAGGGAGGTTTGCTACCATCAGCTGGGAAAGATGcagtaaaagtaatttaaaagagCCGTTTCCAACTTTTGTGCCTGAATTAAGCAGTATTCAGCTGTATTGCCTGGTAAAGAGCAGACGTTATACTTTGAAGACACCTGGAAATACTGATCTTGCCAAGGATACAGGGAATGCAAAGTTACTGCAAGAGCCTCACGCTGTGCTCCAAGCTCAGTAACCCACAGACACTGCTCCCCACTCCCTGGTGCAGAGAGCAAGGAGAGGAAcccaaaaacccaccaccacgATCCAAACTGCCTGCCAGCCTCACTAGAGCACAGCAACAAAGAATCCCTTTGAGGATCACAACGCGAGACACGTGCCTCAGGCCTCCAAACCAAGCTGTCCCCTGTACCAGGCAGTTCCCCACAGCCACTGGCTGCTCTCGAGACACTTACTTGGACTTGTTATACTCGAACTCGATGTGCAGGCAATCCTCAATCCCCACCTCCATCTTAATAGAGGAGTTGAGCTCTGGGTAGGTGCTCAGGGTGTGCACAACTATGTCCATCTCCTTCACCACATCGTTCAGTCTGCGGCTGACCGTCGCTCGGAGGAAATACCTGCGAGGAGAGTCCCCCTCCTGTTAGGGCTGAACAGGCGGCAACAGGGACGAAGCAGGGAGGGACATGGGGCTGAATGGGTTGCACGGGGCTATCCAAGCAGCCTTACTGGTACCCAGCTTCTGGAGCCACCATACTCCACGTTGGAAAAGACAGAGAGgaattttcaaacagaaaagcagactCTTCTAAGACTTCTCTAACCCTTCACCCATTTGTGAGCCTGAGTTACCTAACCACCGTTTTGGGGATCTGAGTAACATCTTGCACATGTTCAAACCACTGCCCTTTTGCATGAGATTAGATCACACTGGTCTCCACAGACACACCTCTTTCTGCAGATCTCAGAATTTTCCAACCCTCCCCTTCAAAGCCAGTGACTGGATTTCAAGTCAGCTGGAGTGCCTGGATGTGAAATACAGTTCGCAACGTATGAACAAGATAGAAGCTAGGCATCTGTTTGCATACAGAGCACAATTAAAGTCGACAAGACTGATTACAAGGCAGCAAAAATGTCCCCATTGGAGACTAAAGCAAACAATTTACTTTAGTTTTTGGATTACCAAATAAATTAGAAAGCAGTGGTTGATTCAGAAGGGGCTGATTTCTCCTGTCACTTAAATGGGGCAGAACAAGTTCCACAAAGCCTGATGCATGCTTATAAAAGCAGAGCCCCCAAAGACAGCCTTTTACAGCTCATCCCACCAAAATGCATTTGGAGTCCCATTAGAAGCTTGCAAGGATGTCTGGGAAGGGATGCTGCACTCTGGTGTCATCACGGTAAATACCAGTACTTGCACACCACACAGAACCAAGAACCGGGGTCAGCAAGGGGAGGAGACTCACCGTAACTTCACATTCTGCCCCGTGTAGGACTCGTAAGGTTTTTCCACATGAGTGAA harbors:
- the VPS26B gene encoding vacuolar protein sorting-associated protein 26B gives rise to the protein MSFFGFGQSAELELVLSDAESRRRVEHKTEEGKKEKYFLFYDGETVSGRVVLTLKHPNKRLEHQGIKVEFIGQIELYYDRGNHHEFVSLVKDLARPGEFTQSQTFDFEFTHVEKPYESYTGQNVKLRYFLRATVSRRLNDVVKEMDIVVHTLSTYPELNSSIKMEVGIEDCLHIEFEYNKSKYHLKDVIVGKIYFLLVRIKIKHMEIDIIKRETTGTGPNVYHENDTIAKYEIMDGAPVRGESIPIRLFLAGYELTPTMRDINKKFSVRYYLNLVLIDEEERRYFKQQEVVLWRKGDIVRKSMSHQAAIASQRFEGTSSHTEAKTPSQPAENNGRQ